The following are encoded together in the Culex pipiens pallens isolate TS chromosome 1, TS_CPP_V2, whole genome shotgun sequence genome:
- the LOC120427720 gene encoding peroxynitrite isomerase THAP4-like codes for MAKIHDALKPIQWLIGSWESISAKGHFPTIKDFTYNEVLKFESVGQPILNYEARSRHSVTGAPMHLESGFLRIKPGSNQLAFMVSHNFGLAVLEEGIATADGLELESKSINRMSFAKDPSVKCIKKVYKLNADGTLEIRTDMETSNTAFTNHLVAVYKKTE; via the coding sequence ATGGCTAAAATTCACGATGCACTTAAGCCGATTCAGTGGCTTATTGGCAGCTGGGAATCGATCAGTGCAAAAGGGCACTTTCCTACAATCAAAGATTTTACCTACAATGAAGTGCTAAAATTCGAGTCTGTCGGTCAACCAATTCTTAACTATGAGGCTCGGTCGAGACACTCCGTCACCGGTGCTCCGATGCATTTGGAGAGCGGATTTCTACGCATCAAACCAGGCTCGAATCAGCTAGCGTTTATGGTTTCACACAACTTTGGACTTGCCGTTCTCGAGGAAGGAATCGCCACTGCCGATGGCCTAGAGCTGGAATCTAAGTCCATCAATCGCATGTCGTTTGCGAAAGATCCTTCGGTGAAATGCATCAAAAAAGTGTACAAACTAAACGCAGACGGAACTCTGGAGATTCGGACGGACATGGAAACGAGCAACACTGCCTTTACAAATCATCTTGTTGCGGTTTATAAGAAAACAGAATAA